The following coding sequences lie in one Cyanobacterium sp. Dongsha4 genomic window:
- a CDS encoding YebC/PmpR family DNA-binding transcriptional regulator produces MAGHSKWANIKRQKARVDAKKGKTFTQLSRAIIVAARNGIPDPDGNFQLRTAIEKAKSAGIPNENIERAIAKGAGTYNDDSILEEIRYEGYGIGGVAVLIEALTDNRNRTAADIRAAFSKNGGNLGETGCVSWMFEQKGVIVIEGELEEDNLLEVCLNADAQSYEIINDEDYQGAEIFTSVETLEQVNSFFQNQGFNVKETELRWIPNNYIEINDPEQTKFLLRLMDALESLDDVQNVTANFDILD; encoded by the coding sequence ATGGCAGGACATAGTAAATGGGCAAATATTAAACGGCAAAAAGCCAGAGTTGATGCCAAAAAGGGTAAGACTTTCACTCAACTTTCAAGGGCTATAATTGTAGCGGCTCGTAATGGTATTCCTGACCCTGATGGTAATTTTCAGTTGCGCACGGCTATAGAGAAGGCAAAATCGGCGGGGATTCCCAATGAAAATATTGAAAGAGCGATCGCAAAAGGAGCGGGGACATATAATGATGATAGTATCTTAGAGGAAATTAGATATGAAGGTTACGGTATTGGTGGGGTAGCAGTATTAATTGAAGCCTTAACAGATAATCGGAATCGCACGGCGGCGGATATTCGTGCCGCTTTTAGTAAAAATGGCGGTAATTTAGGGGAAACAGGTTGCGTTAGTTGGATGTTTGAACAAAAGGGAGTAATTGTTATTGAGGGGGAATTGGAAGAAGATAATTTATTAGAAGTTTGTTTAAATGCTGATGCCCAAAGCTATGAAATAATTAACGACGAAGATTATCAAGGGGCGGAAATTTTTACTTCGGTGGAAACTTTAGAACAAGTTAACTCTTTTTTTCAAAATCAAGGGTTTAATGTTAAAGAAACGGAATTGCGTTGGATACCAAATAATTATATAGAGATTAACGATCCAGAACAAACTAAATTTTTACTGCGTTTGATGGATGCTTTAGAGTCTTTGGATGATGTGCAGAATGTAACTGCTAATTTTGATATTCTCGACTAG
- the pstB gene encoding phosphate ABC transporter ATP-binding protein PstB: MNNLSSSDFYEDVVLRAENVDVYYGSHKAVAGVNLDIPKNNAIAFIGPSGCGKSTILRCFNRMNDLVASARIKGRITFKDKDIYGKNIDPVLVRSRIGMVFQKPNPFPKSIYENIAWGARINGYKGNMNDLVEESLRKAALWDEVKDKLRQSGLALSGGQQQRLCIARTIALQPEVILMDEPCSALDPISTLKVEESIHELKRNFTIVIVTHNMQQASRVSDYTAFFNARSVEGGSGKLGYLVEYDQTEKIFQNPAEEATQEYVSGRFG, encoded by the coding sequence ATGAATAACTTATCTTCCTCTGACTTTTACGAGGACGTGGTTTTAAGGGCGGAAAACGTTGACGTTTACTATGGTTCTCATAAGGCTGTAGCTGGGGTTAATTTGGATATACCCAAGAATAATGCGATCGCATTTATTGGTCCTTCAGGATGCGGAAAAAGTACAATTTTACGTTGTTTCAACCGCATGAATGACCTTGTAGCTAGTGCGAGAATTAAGGGAAGAATTACCTTTAAAGATAAAGATATTTATGGCAAAAATATTGACCCCGTATTGGTTAGAAGTAGAATTGGAATGGTATTTCAAAAGCCCAATCCCTTTCCGAAATCTATCTATGAAAATATTGCATGGGGTGCTAGAATCAACGGTTATAAAGGGAACATGAATGACTTAGTTGAAGAGTCATTACGCAAAGCGGCTTTATGGGATGAAGTCAAAGATAAACTGCGTCAAAGTGGTTTAGCCCTTTCAGGAGGACAACAACAGCGTTTATGTATTGCCAGAACTATTGCTCTACAACCAGAAGTAATCTTGATGGATGAACCTTGTTCTGCTCTTGATCCCATTTCTACCCTAAAAGTAGAGGAATCTATTCACGAATTAAAAAGAAATTTTACCATTGTCATCGTTACCCATAATATGCAACAGGCTTCAAGGGTTTCAGACTATACAGCTTTTTTTAATGCTAGGAGTGTGGAAGGAGGTAGTGGTAAGCTAGGATATTTAGTAGAGTATGATCAGACGGAAAAAATATTCCAAAATCCTGCGGAAGAAGCCACTCAGGAATATGTTAGTGGGCGTTTTGGTTAA
- a CDS encoding DUF5615 family PIN-like protein, which translates to MKFLIDAQLPKKLVSLFLDLKQEAIHTLDLPKQNTTQDEEINELSCQYQYIVVTKDKDFLDSFILRKKPYKLLLITTGNIKNGEMV; encoded by the coding sequence ATGAAATTTCTAATAGATGCTCAATTACCAAAAAAATTAGTCTCTCTTTTTCTTGATTTAAAGCAAGAGGCAATCCACACCCTTGATTTACCAAAACAAAATACAACCCAAGATGAGGAAATTAATGAACTTTCTTGTCAATATCAATATATTGTTGTTACTAAAGACAAAGATTTTTTAGATTCATTTATTCTTAGGAAAAAACCTTATAAACTTTTATTAATAACTACAGGAAATATAAAAAATGGTGAGATGGTTTAA
- a CDS encoding AT hook motif protein has product MSNNTEFPFAKARRITPEEVNQAKIAIQKQFGDEYIVLSKDDDYELVSLKINPKIIAWAKNEAEKQGINYQVFINNELLKLCS; this is encoded by the coding sequence ATGAGCAATAATACTGAGTTTCCTTTTGCTAAAGCTCGAAGAATTACACCAGAAGAAGTTAATCAGGCAAAAATTGCCATTCAGAAACAATTTGGCGATGAATATATTGTACTATCGAAGGATGATGATTATGAATTAGTATCTTTAAAAATAAACCCAAAAATTATTGCTTGGGCAAAAAATGAAGCGGAAAAACAAGGAATCAATTATCAGGTTTTTATTAATAATGAATTATTAAAATTATGTTCTTAA
- a CDS encoding BrnT family toxin: MEFEWDKNKYEINIKKHGISFEEASTVWMDTLALIAPDPEYSWQEEREWIIGESYKGRLLIVVYTIRNDKIRIISARSATKNERRQYEQ, from the coding sequence TTGGAATTTGAATGGGATAAGAATAAATACGAAATCAACATCAAAAAACACGGAATTTCTTTTGAGGAAGCAAGTACAGTATGGATGGATACTTTAGCATTAATCGCTCCCGATCCTGAATATTCTTGGCAAGAAGAAAGAGAGTGGATTATCGGGGAGTCTTATAAAGGTCGTCTTTTAATTGTGGTTTATACTATCAGAAATGATAAAATAAGAATTATTAGTGCCAGATCAGCAACGAAAAATGAGAGAAGACAATATGAGCAATAA
- a CDS encoding type II toxin-antitoxin system VapC family toxin, with translation MIFVDTGAWFASVVPSDKQYKKAMAWLKNNQEFLLTTDYVIDETLTLLRARGELTRSIVLGEAFFSGKLTQIYYLTEDDIRSTWEIFSRFADKEWSFTDCSSKIVMEKLGIVKAFAFDHHFSQFGAVQVVP, from the coding sequence ATGATTTTTGTCGATACGGGAGCATGGTTTGCTAGTGTAGTGCCATCGGATAAACAATATAAAAAAGCTATGGCATGGTTAAAAAATAATCAAGAATTCCTATTAACTACAGATTATGTAATCGATGAAACTTTGACGTTATTAAGAGCAAGAGGAGAGTTGACAAGATCGATCGTTTTAGGAGAGGCTTTTTTTTCAGGGAAATTAACACAAATATACTATTTAACTGAAGACGATATACGATCGACATGGGAAATTTTCTCTCGTTTTGCCGATAAAGAGTGGAGTTTTACCGACTGTAGCAGTAAAATCGTCATGGAAAAGCTAGGAATTGTAAAAGCATTTGCTTTTGATCATCATTTTAGTCAGTTTGGTGCAGTTCAAGTTGTTCCTTAA
- a CDS encoding antitoxin family protein: MAVQAIYEKGILKLSEDVNIKDGTTVKVIIIPLDTELEKNDPVDILQGIAQLPLQGKTNDFSGVDHDSILYS; this comes from the coding sequence ATGGCAGTACAAGCTATTTATGAAAAAGGAATACTGAAATTATCAGAAGATGTCAATATCAAAGATGGGACAACGGTAAAAGTAATCATTATCCCCCTCGACACCGAATTAGAGAAAAATGATCCTGTGGATATATTACAGGGAATTGCCCAACTGCCCTTACAAGGAAAAACCAATGATTTTTCAGGGGTTGATCACGATTCAATATTATATTCTTAA
- a CDS encoding DUF4926 domain-containing protein: MNFALYSDVILLKDIVEDDLFAGDIGTVVDIHNVSGLETGYSVEFFDLLGNTRAVVTLPMSYFRQPTKSDIPTVRLLAEVA; the protein is encoded by the coding sequence ATGAATTTTGCTCTTTATTCTGATGTAATTTTATTAAAAGATATAGTCGAAGATGATTTATTTGCTGGTGATATTGGCACAGTGGTAGATATACATAATGTTAGTGGTTTAGAAACTGGTTACAGTGTAGAATTTTTTGATTTGTTAGGAAATACAAGAGCGGTTGTGACGCTACCTATGAGTTATTTTCGTCAACCGACTAAATCAGATATACCTACTGTAAGACTTTTAGCTGAGGTTGCTTAG
- a CDS encoding DUF6883 domain-containing protein: MQIPNFDRAIIEKSKIIDYLLNINHKRGGSKAKMLLNYGYSPENWQQLESDIRKFHLNAEVSIIKETSYGIRCEIISEILTPIHKPLLMKSVWQIDKGTEIPRLITMIPE, translated from the coding sequence ATGCAGATTCCTAATTTCGATCGAGCTATCATTGAAAAATCGAAAATAATCGATTATTTATTGAATATCAATCACAAAAGGGGAGGTTCAAAAGCAAAAATGTTGCTTAATTATGGCTATTCTCCTGAAAATTGGCAACAATTAGAGTCAGATATTCGCAAGTTTCATCTCAATGCAGAAGTTTCTATAATCAAAGAAACATCCTATGGCATAAGATGCGAAATAATATCAGAAATACTTACTCCTATTCACAAGCCCTTATTGATGAAAAGTGTATGGCAAATTGACAAAGGTACAGAAATTCCTCGATTAATTACGATGATTCCTGAATAA
- a CDS encoding DUF6888 family protein: MPTSKQKDTAIFVCQLLSNLYQPINLFRYDKRLKIIYILAGVNDGIEITINQDGLWSFES; the protein is encoded by the coding sequence TTGCCAACATCTAAACAAAAAGATACAGCGATTTTTGTTTGTCAATTATTATCAAATCTTTATCAACCAATTAATTTATTTCGTTATGATAAAAGATTAAAGATCATTTATATTCTCGCTGGTGTAAATGATGGTATCGAAATTACTATTAACCAAGATGGCTTGTGGAGTTTTGAATCATGA
- a CDS encoding DUF6887 family protein: MKQELLTMSNQELRKYLSTHRQDETAFSEALEVLMSRKKDAVKYPAISENNYQELQDIFKSKLNSN, encoded by the coding sequence ATGAAACAAGAGTTATTAACAATGAGTAATCAAGAGTTACGTAAATATTTATCTACCCATCGTCAAGATGAAACTGCTTTTAGTGAAGCCTTAGAAGTGTTAATGAGCCGTAAAAAAGATGCTGTCAAATATCCTGCCATTTCCGAGAATAATTATCAAGAATTACAAGATATTTTTAAAAGTAAATTAAATAGTAATTAA